A single genomic interval of Rosistilla ulvae harbors:
- a CDS encoding DUF1501 domain-containing protein, translated as MKRRHFLQSTAAAAAATPLLASQTNAMPMGKAEHCVMIWLGGGMAQIDTFDPKAMGDAKAKKAGSYYKAIDTAVPGVQVCEHLSGTARMMERVTALRTVHHDVIDEHAAATNRMHTGRLTAGTVQYPSIGSIIAAQRGAAAEGVPAYMLIGYPNLTRGPGFLGQKGGFVYLTDIASGPAGLARPAEITDSRQARREQLLSTVRNAGHKRFAGDKLYADYDSAVAESLRLSGPDFMKSFDLSNEPDDLRNQYGDGFGQRLLMTRRLFQSGVRFIEVSHNMNFRNGTGWDTHNDGQLNQHVLIKELDQSMSALMADLEAHKMLDKTLIVINTEFGRPAQFDSGGGRGHYSKNFSLVLAGGGLRHQGAYGVSDELAMNAVENPVSVPDAFATIMATMGIDTSINLYDGDRPVPITDGGVPIASLF; from the coding sequence ATGAAACGACGACACTTTTTGCAATCGACCGCCGCCGCTGCGGCCGCCACTCCACTACTCGCCTCGCAAACCAACGCGATGCCGATGGGCAAAGCGGAACACTGCGTGATGATCTGGCTCGGTGGCGGCATGGCTCAGATCGACACCTTCGATCCCAAAGCGATGGGAGACGCAAAGGCGAAGAAGGCGGGCAGCTACTACAAAGCGATCGACACCGCCGTCCCTGGCGTCCAGGTTTGCGAACACCTGTCGGGGACCGCGCGGATGATGGAGCGTGTGACTGCGCTGCGAACGGTTCACCACGACGTGATCGATGAACACGCCGCGGCGACCAACCGGATGCACACAGGTCGGCTGACGGCTGGCACCGTCCAATACCCATCGATCGGATCGATCATCGCCGCCCAACGCGGCGCCGCTGCCGAAGGCGTTCCCGCCTACATGCTGATCGGATATCCGAACCTCACTCGCGGCCCCGGCTTCCTCGGCCAAAAGGGAGGCTTTGTCTACCTGACCGATATCGCATCGGGTCCAGCCGGCCTGGCTCGCCCGGCGGAGATCACCGACAGTCGGCAAGCTCGCCGCGAACAGCTCCTCTCCACCGTCCGCAACGCGGGGCACAAGCGGTTTGCCGGCGACAAGCTGTACGCCGATTACGATTCGGCGGTCGCCGAGAGCTTGCGATTGAGCGGCCCCGACTTTATGAAGTCGTTCGATCTCAGCAACGAACCGGACGACTTGCGGAACCAATATGGCGACGGCTTCGGCCAGCGACTGCTGATGACGCGGCGGCTGTTCCAATCGGGCGTCCGTTTCATCGAAGTCTCCCACAACATGAACTTCCGCAATGGAACCGGCTGGGACACGCACAACGACGGCCAGTTGAACCAACACGTACTGATCAAAGAACTGGACCAATCGATGTCGGCGCTGATGGCTGATCTCGAAGCCCACAAGATGCTCGACAAGACGTTGATCGTGATCAACACGGAATTTGGTCGCCCGGCCCAGTTTGATTCGGGCGGCGGCCGCGGCCACTACAGCAAGAACTTCTCGCTGGTCCTGGCCGGCGGCGGCTTGCGTCACCAAGGGGCTTACGGCGTCAGCGACGAACTGGCGATGAACGCTGTCGAAAACCCGGTCTCCGTTCCCGATGCTTTTGCGACGATCATGGCGACGATGGGAATCGACACCAGCATCAACCTGTACGATGGCGATCGCCCCGTTCCGATCACCGATGGCGGCGTCCCGATCGCTAGCCTGTTCTAG
- a CDS encoding DUF1552 domain-containing protein translates to MMRSVLRRRTMLRGGAVSMALPMLQSMSGSTAGAAPGESGKGDVRRMLAICAPLGIHTPYLFPSQSGTDYEVTPYLEPLQPLRDKFTVISGLHHPDVDGGHSAEKSFLTGAAHPGQPNFQNTISVDQFAAEQIGHQTRFASLALSAGRSSLSYTRSGVQIPAQSRPSQLFAKLFLAGTPAEQADQIRRIEDGQSIMDLVRDQTRGVARRVGRQDNQTLDQYLTSVRELEQRLVSAAQWATQPKPVVDRKPPTDITDRADFTGIMGLMFEMIFLAIQTDSTRLITLIGAGGNEVVSLKGVDDGWHNLSHHGRNPEKIEMLAIIEREEMRLFGELLSKLEAVREGEHSLLDQTAILMGSNLGNASSHNNTNLPIIAAGGHFRHGQHLRFESEKSPPLGNLMVSYLQHLGLAVDQFSSGVGTLTGLQPS, encoded by the coding sequence ATGATGAGATCTGTTTTGCGACGACGGACGATGTTGCGCGGCGGTGCGGTTTCGATGGCGCTGCCGATGCTGCAATCGATGTCCGGTAGCACTGCCGGAGCTGCGCCGGGGGAATCAGGGAAAGGGGATGTTCGCCGAATGTTGGCGATCTGCGCTCCGCTGGGAATCCACACGCCCTACCTGTTCCCCAGCCAATCGGGAACCGATTACGAAGTCACGCCCTATCTGGAACCGCTGCAGCCGCTGCGGGACAAGTTCACGGTGATCTCGGGGCTGCACCATCCCGATGTCGACGGAGGGCATAGCGCGGAGAAGAGCTTTTTGACCGGAGCGGCTCATCCCGGTCAGCCGAATTTCCAGAACACGATTTCGGTCGACCAGTTCGCCGCCGAACAGATCGGTCATCAAACGCGGTTTGCTTCGCTGGCCCTTTCGGCCGGCCGATCGAGTCTTTCGTACACGCGATCGGGCGTGCAGATTCCCGCTCAATCGCGTCCGTCGCAATTGTTTGCCAAGCTGTTTTTAGCGGGAACGCCGGCGGAGCAAGCCGATCAAATCCGGCGGATCGAAGATGGGCAGAGCATCATGGATTTGGTCCGCGATCAGACGCGTGGCGTCGCTCGTCGCGTGGGACGTCAGGACAATCAAACGCTAGATCAGTACCTGACCAGCGTTCGCGAGCTGGAACAGCGGTTGGTCAGCGCGGCGCAGTGGGCGACGCAGCCCAAACCGGTCGTCGATCGCAAGCCGCCGACCGACATCACCGATCGGGCCGATTTCACGGGGATCATGGGACTGATGTTCGAGATGATCTTTCTGGCGATTCAAACCGATTCGACGCGATTGATCACCTTGATCGGGGCCGGCGGCAACGAGGTTGTGTCGCTGAAAGGGGTCGACGACGGCTGGCACAACTTGAGCCATCACGGGCGGAATCCGGAAAAGATCGAGATGCTGGCGATCATCGAACGCGAGGAGATGCGGTTGTTTGGTGAGCTGTTGAGCAAGCTGGAAGCGGTTCGCGAGGGTGAGCACAGTTTGTTGGATCAGACCGCCATCTTGATGGGCTCCAATTTGGGGAACGCTTCGAGCCACAACAACACGAATCTGCCGATCATCGCCGCCGGAGGCCACTTCCGGCACGGGCAGCATCTGCGGTTTGAATCCGAGAAATCGCCACCGCTTGGAAATTTAATGGTCAGTTATCTACAGCACTTGGGGCTAGCGGTCGATCAGTTCTCTAGCGGCGTCGGTACGTTGACCGGTTTACAGCCGAGTTAG
- the recQ gene encoding DNA helicase RecQ, which translates to METEEPENLSIESQLLAALETSWGYDAFRPLQREAMECVMQHRDSVVVLPTGGGKSLCFQAPATCLDGMGVVVSPLISLMKDQVDALRSCGISAAYINSTLSADERREIADQIQAGELKLLYVAPERLVDARMIEFLKSAKVSMVAIDEAHCISAWGHDFRPEFRQLRFLKEAFPGVGVHAYTATASQQVREDIAQQLQLESPQMLVGGFDRPNLVYRVLAANNRFGQVCEVIQRHAGESGIVYCISRKEVDRTTENLVRLGFKAAPYHAGLSDTQRAQNQEAFLSEQVDVIVATVAFGMGIDKSNVRYVVHAGMPKSLEHYQQESGRAGRDGLEAECVLIYSGGDLVTWKRIMRGGDPSVFDSAVASLEAMNHFCASVSCRHRSIVRYFGQDLEAEKCGACDVCLDEIDLVDDATTIGQKILSNVLRTEERFGADYNAKCLVGSQEQRIVQMGHDKLSTYGLLSSETVNTVRGWIEQLVEQGFLLRSGEYNTISVTPSGRQLLRREVEPRLLRPAKKEAQPKAASSESWEGVDRGLFEHLRQLRGKIAAEKKVPAYVVFGDVTLRDMARIRPSDVPRLMTVSGIGEKKQQDFGEIFLAEIASYCDQHELDRDIAVVDRPAKPVATKPKALAASSLAAMDLFRNGMSLDDAVVELNRARSTVAGYLNDYLKHERVTDPTPWVATEVIEQIENVLAETGLERLRPIFDALDGKIDYESIRIVASCWSNRQGEAG; encoded by the coding sequence ATGGAAACCGAAGAACCTGAAAATCTGTCGATCGAATCGCAACTGCTCGCCGCCCTGGAGACAAGCTGGGGTTACGATGCCTTTCGCCCGCTGCAGCGCGAGGCGATGGAGTGTGTGATGCAGCATCGCGACAGCGTCGTCGTGCTGCCGACCGGTGGCGGTAAATCGCTCTGCTTCCAAGCCCCGGCGACCTGTCTCGACGGGATGGGCGTTGTCGTGTCCCCCTTGATCTCGTTGATGAAGGACCAAGTTGATGCGCTCCGCAGTTGCGGCATTTCGGCGGCGTATATCAACAGCACGCTCTCGGCTGACGAGCGTCGCGAGATCGCCGACCAGATTCAGGCGGGAGAGCTGAAACTGCTGTACGTCGCCCCCGAGCGACTTGTCGACGCGCGGATGATCGAGTTCCTGAAGTCTGCCAAGGTTTCGATGGTGGCGATCGACGAAGCCCACTGTATCAGCGCGTGGGGGCACGACTTCCGGCCCGAATTCCGGCAGTTGCGGTTCCTTAAAGAGGCCTTCCCTGGCGTTGGCGTGCACGCCTACACGGCGACCGCGTCGCAGCAGGTTCGCGAGGACATCGCCCAGCAGTTGCAATTGGAATCGCCGCAGATGTTGGTCGGCGGTTTCGATCGCCCAAATCTGGTCTATCGCGTTTTGGCGGCGAACAATCGGTTCGGGCAGGTCTGCGAAGTCATCCAGCGTCACGCCGGCGAATCGGGGATCGTCTACTGTATCAGCCGCAAAGAGGTCGATCGGACGACGGAGAACCTGGTCCGGTTGGGCTTCAAGGCCGCTCCCTATCACGCCGGTTTGAGCGATACTCAGCGGGCACAGAACCAGGAAGCGTTCCTCAGCGAGCAGGTCGATGTGATCGTGGCGACCGTTGCGTTTGGGATGGGGATCGATAAATCGAACGTCCGGTACGTGGTCCACGCCGGAATGCCGAAGTCGTTGGAGCATTATCAACAGGAGAGCGGGCGTGCCGGGCGCGATGGCCTGGAGGCCGAATGCGTGCTGATCTACAGCGGCGGCGATTTGGTGACATGGAAGCGGATCATGCGCGGCGGCGATCCGTCGGTCTTCGATTCCGCAGTGGCGTCGCTCGAGGCGATGAACCACTTCTGCGCGTCGGTCTCCTGCCGGCATCGATCGATCGTCCGCTACTTTGGCCAAGATCTCGAGGCGGAGAAATGCGGAGCCTGCGACGTCTGTCTGGACGAGATCGATTTGGTCGACGATGCGACGACGATCGGTCAGAAAATCTTGTCGAATGTGTTGCGGACCGAGGAGCGGTTCGGAGCCGACTACAACGCCAAGTGTCTGGTCGGATCGCAGGAGCAGCGGATCGTGCAGATGGGGCACGACAAACTTTCGACCTATGGACTGCTCTCCAGCGAGACCGTCAACACGGTCCGCGGTTGGATCGAACAACTGGTGGAACAGGGGTTCTTGTTGCGTAGCGGCGAATACAACACGATCAGCGTGACGCCAAGCGGTCGCCAGTTGTTGCGCCGCGAGGTGGAGCCGCGGTTGTTACGCCCCGCCAAAAAAGAGGCTCAGCCGAAGGCGGCGTCATCCGAATCGTGGGAGGGTGTCGATCGCGGGCTGTTCGAGCATCTGCGGCAGCTGCGCGGGAAGATCGCCGCGGAGAAGAAGGTGCCGGCTTATGTCGTCTTCGGCGACGTGACGCTCCGCGACATGGCTCGCATCCGTCCGTCGGACGTTCCTCGCTTGATGACGGTCTCGGGCATCGGCGAGAAAAAGCAGCAGGACTTTGGCGAGATCTTCCTCGCGGAAATCGCCAGCTACTGCGACCAACACGAACTCGATCGCGACATCGCCGTGGTCGATCGCCCGGCGAAACCCGTCGCTACGAAGCCGAAGGCGTTGGCTGCGTCGAGCCTTGCGGCGATGGATCTGTTTCGCAACGGGATGTCGTTGGACGACGCGGTCGTCGAACTCAATCGGGCCCGTTCGACCGTTGCCGGCTATCTGAACGACTACCTGAAGCACGAACGGGTCACCGACCCAACGCCATGGGTCGCGACCGAGGTGATCGAGCAGATCGAAAACGTGCTTGCCGAAACGGGGCTCGAGCGGCTGCGGCCGATCTTCGACGCCCTCGACGGGAAGATCGATTACGAATCGATCCGGATCGTCGCTAGTTGCTGGAGCAACCGGCAAGGCGAAGCCGGCTGA
- a CDS encoding Hpt domain-containing protein translates to MSELPKDDKPWIDRLGECTGNHHESMVAVAEGLVMELPDVSQRLRVAIAGGTPKEIERYGHTLKSCLKYVSSGDEVALAEEIERCGRESRVSDAVALYDQLQPTVQAWQDRVQQWLDRQ, encoded by the coding sequence ATGAGCGAATTACCAAAAGACGACAAGCCGTGGATCGATCGCCTGGGTGAGTGCACGGGGAATCACCACGAATCGATGGTTGCCGTTGCCGAAGGCTTGGTGATGGAGCTGCCCGACGTTTCGCAGCGGTTGCGAGTGGCGATCGCTGGCGGCACGCCGAAAGAGATCGAGCGCTACGGTCATACGCTGAAGTCGTGTCTCAAATATGTCTCCAGCGGAGACGAAGTCGCTCTGGCCGAAGAGATCGAACGCTGTGGCCGCGAGTCGCGCGTCTCCGACGCCGTCGCGTTGTACGATCAACTGCAACCGACCGTTCAAGCCTGGCAGGACCGAGTGCAACAGTGGCTCGATCGGCAGTAG
- the ypfJ gene encoding KPN_02809 family neutral zinc metallopeptidase codes for MRWRGRRESENIEDRRAMGAGPAVAGGGGLMILVMVVLGLMMGKDPQQLIQQVQQQQAQQQAGAPQNVPVEDSEAERELKQFVSVVLADTEDVWNKLFTEQIGKRYPEPKLVLFRDQVSSACGMASSATGPFYCPGDDQVYLDMSFFEQLQNQFGAKGDFAMAYVIAHEVAHHVQNMLGISDQVHRSQQGVDKVAANRLSVRLELQADFLAGVWAHHGQKMKSFLDAGDVEEAMRCAQAIGDDRLQQQMQGRVVPDAFTHGTSKQRAYWFRKGLETGQIEVANELFELPYDQI; via the coding sequence ATGCGTTGGCGTGGAAGACGAGAGAGCGAAAATATTGAAGATCGACGCGCCATGGGGGCGGGGCCCGCGGTTGCCGGTGGGGGCGGGCTGATGATTTTGGTCATGGTCGTGTTGGGGCTGATGATGGGGAAAGACCCGCAGCAATTGATCCAACAGGTGCAACAGCAGCAGGCGCAACAGCAAGCCGGTGCGCCGCAAAACGTGCCGGTCGAAGATAGCGAAGCCGAACGCGAGCTGAAGCAGTTTGTCTCGGTGGTGTTGGCCGACACCGAAGATGTCTGGAACAAGTTGTTCACCGAGCAGATCGGGAAGCGGTATCCCGAACCGAAGTTGGTCCTGTTCCGCGATCAGGTCTCGTCGGCTTGTGGGATGGCCAGCAGCGCGACGGGCCCGTTTTATTGCCCTGGCGACGATCAGGTTTATCTGGACATGTCGTTCTTCGAACAGCTGCAGAATCAATTTGGAGCCAAAGGGGACTTTGCGATGGCTTACGTGATCGCTCACGAAGTCGCGCATCACGTGCAAAATATGCTGGGCATTTCCGACCAGGTTCACCGCAGTCAGCAGGGTGTCGACAAGGTGGCGGCAAATCGGTTGAGTGTACGGTTGGAATTGCAGGCCGATTTTCTCGCCGGCGTCTGGGCGCATCACGGCCAAAAGATGAAGTCCTTCTTGGACGCTGGCGATGTCGAAGAGGCGATGCGATGCGCTCAAGCGATCGGCGACGATCGCTTGCAACAACAGATGCAGGGACGCGTCGTTCCCGATGCCTTTACGCACGGAACCAGCAAGCAGCGAGCCTACTGGTTCCGAAAAGGATTAGAGACTGGGCAGATCGAAGTTGCCAACGAGCTGTTCGAGTTGCCATACGACCAGATCTAG
- a CDS encoding DUF1559 domain-containing protein: MRRRNGFTLVELLVVIAIIGILVGLLLPAVQAAREAARRMQCSNNMKQLGLALHNYVDTYQKFPASARGYGGCVGNAVNGEIKNANGLVALLPYIELQNVYDQFNHDEAFSVNPGGYQRATGTVVGDPITNGNAALAELELDVFLCPSDPNPAKGRLVGSAYGPGGSFSGAATNYDFIVKCGTEFGTCNSYATTASNEKRMFGGDVNTRMAEATDGLSNTFMMGETTKYLSNGAAFAWSYRAWVMTGIDPHYTTANGGINVWHQPWVAPTWQNPPYIPQRGRPRSWWVPAASLHPGGCHFVMGDASVQFINETIDKPTLLNLTVMADGQVVTLP, from the coding sequence ATGCGTCGCAGAAACGGATTCACTTTGGTCGAACTATTGGTCGTGATCGCGATCATCGGCATTCTGGTTGGCCTGTTGTTGCCAGCCGTTCAAGCCGCCCGCGAAGCGGCTCGGCGGATGCAGTGCAGCAACAACATGAAGCAGCTTGGTTTGGCTCTGCATAACTACGTCGACACTTACCAGAAGTTCCCCGCTTCGGCCCGCGGGTACGGCGGATGTGTTGGAAACGCAGTTAACGGTGAAATCAAGAATGCAAACGGCCTCGTCGCACTGCTTCCCTACATCGAACTGCAAAACGTCTACGACCAGTTCAATCACGACGAAGCCTTTTCGGTAAACCCAGGCGGCTACCAACGGGCAACCGGCACCGTGGTCGGCGATCCGATCACCAACGGCAACGCAGCGCTCGCGGAACTGGAACTCGATGTCTTCCTATGCCCGTCCGACCCCAACCCAGCCAAAGGGCGATTGGTAGGAAGCGCGTATGGTCCCGGCGGCAGCTTCTCCGGCGCCGCAACCAATTACGACTTCATCGTCAAGTGCGGTACTGAATTCGGCACATGCAACAGTTACGCAACTACCGCTAGCAATGAAAAACGGATGTTTGGCGGCGACGTGAACACTCGGATGGCCGAAGCAACCGACGGACTGAGCAACACGTTCATGATGGGCGAAACCACCAAGTACCTTTCCAATGGCGCAGCCTTCGCCTGGTCGTATCGGGCTTGGGTGATGACAGGCATCGATCCCCATTACACGACCGCCAATGGTGGAATCAACGTCTGGCACCAACCGTGGGTCGCACCGACTTGGCAAAACCCACCCTACATTCCGCAACGCGGCCGACCTCGCAGCTGGTGGGTACCAGCAGCCAGCCTGCACCCGGGCGGATGTCACTTTGTGATGGGCGATGCTTCGGTCCAGTTCATCAATGAAACGATCGACAAGCCGACCCTATTGAACTTGACCGTCATGGCCGACGGACAAGTCGTTACATTACCGTAA
- the asnB gene encoding asparagine synthase (glutamine-hydrolyzing), with product MCGITGGLWTHPQHSISADVLQRMTEAIRHRGPDDSGTHVEAMRTDPSGPVPGVALGFRRLSIIDLAGGHQPMSNEDGSIWMVFNGEIYNFGDLRRRLEGAGHRFGSSSDGESILHLYEDLGVECFSHLNGMFAVAIWDRNRRRIVLARDRLGQKPLHYTVQDDRLLFASELKSLMEVPGLRREIDPSAIDEFLTYQYVPHPNTIYRDIHKLPPGHFAVFEDEHLSVKRYWDIDLAKETPMTQEEASEQLRELLSDSVRLRLQSDVPLGAFLSGGIDSSLIVALAQQQRDDPIRTFSIGFPLKDFDETHYAKQVADHLGTQHTRFEVQPNAVDVIDKLVWHYDEPFGDSSAIPTWYLSELTRREVTVALSGDGGDELFAGYDRYRALWISRQMDRMLPMRGMLGAKWIQRLPDSTRQRSLIRRGKRFCDAISQPPARRFMNWLQIFPEALRGEIYNEDFVKQLPGDDPFEFFHMAWKQSGNRDDVTKASLADLMTYLPCDLCTKVDIASMAHGLEVRQPMLDYRVVELAARMPVKWKFRGKRGKLILDDTFGSMIPKNIWTRKKMGFGIPIAAWFKNEWRPMLHDHLLAPDAKHQQFFRPEVVAKMVHDHETGAVNHGYRLWNLLILEKWLRRWT from the coding sequence ATGTGCGGCATCACCGGCGGACTCTGGACTCACCCGCAACATTCGATCTCCGCCGACGTCCTGCAACGGATGACCGAAGCGATCCGCCACCGCGGCCCCGACGACAGCGGAACCCATGTCGAAGCGATGCGGACCGATCCGTCGGGCCCCGTCCCCGGCGTGGCCCTTGGGTTTCGGCGATTGAGCATCATCGATCTCGCCGGCGGCCACCAACCGATGAGCAACGAAGACGGTTCGATCTGGATGGTCTTCAACGGCGAGATCTACAATTTTGGCGACCTCCGCCGACGTCTCGAAGGAGCCGGCCATCGTTTTGGTTCCTCCAGCGATGGCGAATCGATCTTGCACCTGTACGAAGACCTGGGGGTCGAGTGTTTCTCGCACCTCAACGGAATGTTTGCCGTCGCGATCTGGGACCGCAACCGCCGCCGGATCGTGCTGGCGCGCGATCGCTTGGGCCAGAAACCGCTGCACTACACGGTGCAAGACGATCGACTGCTGTTTGCCAGCGAACTGAAGTCGCTGATGGAGGTGCCGGGGCTGCGCCGGGAGATCGATCCGTCGGCGATCGATGAATTCCTGACCTACCAATACGTCCCACACCCGAACACGATTTATCGCGATATTCACAAGCTGCCGCCGGGACACTTTGCTGTCTTCGAAGACGAACACTTGAGCGTCAAGCGATACTGGGATATCGATCTCGCCAAAGAAACGCCGATGACGCAGGAGGAGGCGTCCGAGCAACTGCGGGAACTGCTCTCCGATTCGGTGCGGCTGCGATTGCAATCCGACGTTCCGCTGGGAGCGTTCCTCTCCGGCGGGATCGATTCGTCGCTGATCGTCGCTCTGGCTCAACAGCAGCGCGACGATCCGATCCGCACCTTCAGCATCGGTTTTCCGCTGAAGGATTTCGACGAGACTCACTACGCCAAACAAGTCGCCGACCATCTGGGAACCCAGCACACACGGTTCGAAGTCCAGCCGAACGCGGTCGACGTGATCGACAAATTGGTCTGGCACTACGACGAACCGTTTGGCGATTCGAGCGCCATTCCAACCTGGTACCTGTCGGAACTGACCCGCCGCGAAGTGACCGTGGCGCTCTCGGGCGACGGCGGCGACGAACTGTTCGCCGGCTACGATCGCTACCGAGCGTTGTGGATCAGCCGCCAGATGGATCGGATGTTGCCGATGCGCGGAATGCTGGGAGCCAAGTGGATCCAGCGGCTCCCCGATTCGACGCGGCAGCGTTCCCTGATCCGCCGTGGCAAGCGGTTCTGCGACGCGATCAGCCAACCGCCGGCGCGGCGCTTCATGAACTGGTTGCAGATCTTCCCCGAAGCGCTCCGAGGCGAGATCTACAACGAGGACTTCGTTAAGCAGTTGCCGGGGGACGATCCGTTCGAGTTCTTCCACATGGCCTGGAAACAGTCGGGGAATCGGGACGACGTCACCAAAGCATCGCTAGCCGATCTGATGACCTACCTGCCATGCGATCTGTGCACGAAAGTCGATATCGCGTCGATGGCTCACGGATTGGAGGTCCGCCAACCGATGCTCGACTACCGCGTCGTGGAACTCGCCGCGCGGATGCCGGTGAAATGGAAGTTCCGCGGCAAGCGCGGCAAACTGATCCTGGACGACACCTTCGGATCGATGATCCCCAAAAACATCTGGACTCGCAAAAAGATGGGCTTCGGCATCCCGATCGCCGCCTGGTTCAAGAACGAATGGCGGCCGATGTTACACGACCACCTGCTGGCTCCCGACGCCAAGCATCAACAATTCTTCCGCCCCGAAGTCGTCGCCAAGATGGTCCACGATCACGAGACCGGCGCAGTGAATCACGGCTACCGATTGTGGAACCTGCTGATCCTCGAAAAATGGCTCCGCCGCTGGACCTAA
- a CDS encoding DUF1559 domain-containing protein produces MFVKRRAFTLVELLVVIAIIGILVGLLLPAVQAAREAARRMQCGNNMKQLGLALHNYVDTYQKFPASSRGYSGCVGNAVNGEIKNASGLVALLPYIELQNVYDQFNHDEAFAVTSSGQRATGTVIGDPATNGNAALAELELDVFACPSDSNPVKGRLVGNHYGPAPGFSGAATNYDFIVAASPEFGTCNSYATTSSTTKRMFGGDVNTRMAEVIDGLTNTFMVGETTRHHVNGAALAWSYRGWVMTGVDPYYNGTNGGINVWHQPWVHPTWQSPPFVPMRGRARSWWVSSASLHPGGCHFVMGDASVQFINETIDKPTLLNLTVMADGQVVTLP; encoded by the coding sequence ATGTTTGTAAAAAGAAGAGCGTTCACCCTCGTAGAACTACTTGTTGTGATCGCGATCATTGGGATCTTAGTGGGCCTGCTGCTGCCAGCGGTTCAGGCGGCTCGCGAAGCGGCTCGGCGGATGCAGTGTGGCAACAACATGAAGCAACTCGGCCTGGCGCTGCACAATTATGTGGACACCTACCAAAAGTTCCCCGCCTCCAGCCGCGGATACAGCGGATGTGTTGGCAACGCAGTCAACGGTGAGATCAAAAACGCCAGCGGCCTCGTTGCGTTGCTTCCCTACATCGAGCTGCAAAACGTCTACGACCAGTTCAATCACGACGAAGCCTTTGCCGTTACCAGTTCGGGGCAACGTGCGACCGGAACCGTGATCGGCGACCCAGCGACCAACGGAAATGCGGCCCTTGCCGAACTGGAACTCGACGTCTTCGCATGCCCTTCGGACAGCAACCCCGTCAAAGGTCGCTTGGTTGGAAACCACTACGGGCCTGCGCCAGGATTTTCGGGCGCCGCAACCAACTATGACTTTATCGTCGCAGCCAGCCCTGAATTCGGCACCTGCAACAGCTACGCAACCACCAGCAGCACAACCAAGCGGATGTTTGGTGGCGACGTCAACACCCGGATGGCCGAAGTCATCGACGGGCTAACAAACACCTTCATGGTCGGCGAAACGACGCGACACCACGTCAATGGGGCCGCCCTGGCTTGGTCCTATCGCGGCTGGGTCATGACGGGCGTCGACCCGTATTACAACGGAACCAACGGCGGAATCAACGTCTGGCACCAACCTTGGGTTCACCCCACCTGGCAGAGCCCACCCTTCGTCCCAATGCGCGGCCGCGCTCGCAGTTGGTGGGTTTCGTCGGCCAGTTTGCATCCCGGCGGATGCCACTTTGTCATGGGGGACGCTTCGGTCCAGTTCATTAACGAAACGATCGACAAGCCGACTCTGTTGAACCTAACGGTCATGGCCGACGGACAAGTCGTCACGCTTCCGTAG